The sequence GCCGTGAGCTCCCGACGGTCGTGTATCCGATCTTGAACCTGTGTCGTCATATCTGCTTTCCTCGCCTCGGCCGTCGTACATCTTCCGTACGGGGTCAATACTGCAAGAAGTCTCCGGACATGGCATCCGTTACCCGGCGGTACATACAGTTTTATCGTGGGGTGCAGATGACGACGGGGATCGTTCGCTCGGTCCAGGCCTGGTAGTTGTCGAAATCGGGATACATGTCGACGAGCCGCGGCCACAACTGCGCGCGTTCCTCGGCGGTGGCCACACGCGCCGTCATCGGCCGCACACGCGACTTCACCTGAACGGTGACCGCCGGATCGCTCCGCAGATTCAAGTACCACATCGGGTGCTTCGGCAACCCGCCCTGCGAGGCGACGAGGACGATGCGCTCGCCGTCCTCGAGGAACAGCAGTGGGTTGACCCGGGGTTCGCCGCTCTTGCGGCCGGTGGTGGTGAGTAGGCAAACGGGCAGTCCGCGCGGGAAGGCACTGCCCACCCGCCACTTGCTGCCCAGCCGCCCGCCCGTCCGCTGATACAGGACGACATTGATCTTCGACACCCACTTGATGACGAAAACCGTCCACTTGGAGTCGAGGCCACGCGGTCGAGCGGGGGCCGGGGCAGGTGTGTTCATGGCTGATCCTAGATTCGCTCGATGATGGTGCCGGTGGCTAGCGCGCCGCCCGCGCACATCGTGATCAGTGCCGTCGACCCATCGGTGCGCTCGAGTTCGTGCAGCGCGGTGGTGATCAGGCGGGAACCCGTGCTGCCCACCGGATGCCCGAGCGCGAGAGCGCCACCGTTGACGTTCACCTTGTCCATGTCGGGACCGTGGACGGACGCCCACGACAGAAGTACGGAGGCGAATGCTTCGTTCACTTCGAACAGGTCGAGGTCGCCGATTTTCATTCCGCTGCGTTCGAGCACGCGTGCGGTGGCCTGGACGGGACCGTCGAGGTGGAACTCGGGTTCCGACCCGACAAGGGCCTGGGCGACGATACGGGCGCGTGGTGTCAGTCCGAGCGCGCGCGCCCGGGACTCGTCCATCAACATCACCGCGGCCGCGCCGTCGGAAATTTGTGAGGACGTGCCGGCCGTGTGGATGCCGCCCTCGAGGACCGGCTTCAGCTTGGCCAGCGACTCCGCGGTCGTGTCCCGCAGGCCCTGGTCCCGGCTGACCACTCGGCTTTCGCCGGTGGCGTTGCCTTCCTTGTCGACGACGGGCGCCGTCATCGTCAGGACCTCGCGATCGAACCGGCCTTCGTCCCACGCCTGCTTGGCCCGTGCCTGCGAACGGACACCGAGTGCCTCGACGTCTGCACGCGTGATCCCGCGGCGACGGGCGATCCGCTCGGCCGCCTCGAACTGATTGGGCATGTCGATGTCCCAGTCGGCGGGTCGGCGGGGTCCAGCGTTCTCGCCGACGTTCGCGCCGAGCGGGACCTGGCTCATCGCTTCTATCCCGCAGGCAATTCCGACGTCGATGGTGTCGGTCGCGATGAGTCCGGCAATCAGGTGATTGGCCTGCTGCGCGGATCCGCACTGGCAGTCGATCGTCGTGGCGCCGACCTGCCAGGGCAGCCCGGCATGCAGCCACGCCGTGCGGGTGATGTTGTTGGACTGCGCACCGGCCTGGGTGACGCATCCACCGATCACCTGCTCCACCAATTCCGGGTCGATGCCGGAGCGGTCGAGGATTCCCCGCTGGACGGCCCCGAGAATCTCGGCGGCATGCAATCCCGACAGCCATCCACCACGTTTTCCGATGGGTGTACGCACTGCCTCGACGATTACTGGTGTGCCCACGGCGGGCTCCTTTCCTTGTCCTCAGAAAATAGAACAGGTTCTCCTATGGTGGCAAGGACCGGACCAGCTTTCCTTTGCTAGTCGCCTGGCTTGTGTTTCAATGTTAGTAGAACGTGTTCCACATCACGAAGTGGTGTATGGCCTAGGGCAGGAGACAGCAGTGGCGCAGCCCAATCTTCCAGAGGGTTTCGACTTCACCGACCCGGACATCTACGCAGAGCGCATCCCCTACCAGGAGTTCGCCGAGCTGCGTAAGACTGCGCCGATCTGGTGGAACCCGCAGCCGCCGGAGATCGGTGGCTTCCACGACGACGGCTACTGGGTGGTCAGCAAACTCGACGACGTCAAGGAGGTCTCACGGCGCAGTGACGTGTTCTCCACGCACGAGAACACCGCGATCGTCCGCTTCGCCGACGACATCCCTCGCGAGAACATCGATATGCAGCGGTTCATCCTCATCAACAAGGACGCACCCGAGCACACCAAGCTCCGCAAGCTGGTTGCCCGAGGATTCACGCCCCGCGCCATCAACAGCCTCCGGGACGAACTCACCGAGCGCGCCGAGAAGATCGTCAAGGAAGCCGCAGAATCGGGAGCCGGTGATTTCGTCACTCAGATCGCCTGTGAACTTCCCCTGCAGGCCATTGCGGAGCTTCTCGGCGTGCCGCAGGAAGATCGGCTCAAGGTATTCGACTGGTCGAACCAGATGACCGGATACGACGATCCCGAACTGGACATCGATCCCCAGGCAGCGTCGATGGAAATCCTCGGCTACGCCTATCAGATGGCCGATGAGCGCAAGAAGTGCCCGGCCAATGACATCGTCACGACGCTGATCGAAGCGGACATCGACGGAAACGAACTCTCGCCCGAGGAATTCGGGTTCTTCGTCATTCTCCTGGCGGTGGCAGGCAACGAGACCACGCGCAACGCCATCACGCACGGCATGATCGCTTTCCTCGACCATCCCGATCAGTGGGAGCTCTACAAGAAGGAACGCCCGAAGACGGCAGCCGACGAGATCGTTCGCTGGGCCACCCCGGTCAACTCCTTCCAGCGCACCGCACTCGAAGACACCGAGCTGGGCGGCGTGCAGATCAAGAAGGGGCAGCGAGTCGTGATGCTTTACGGCTCAGCGAATTTCGACGAGGACGCCTTTGACAATCCCGAGAAGTTCGACATCCTGCGGGAGAACAATCCGCACGTCGGTTTCGGCGGAACGGGCGCACACTTCTGCCTGGGCGCGAACCTCGCTCGGCTCGAAATCGACCTGATCTTCAATGCCATCGCAGACCACTTGCCCGACATCAGTAGGCTTGGAGATCCGCGGCGACTGCGCTCGGGTTGGCTCAACGGAATCAAGGAGTTCCCAGTGGACTACAAGACGACGTCTGGCGGCTGCCCGGTCAAGCACTGACCCCCAAAAATTCAGCGGCGTCGGAGGGCACCCTCATCCTCTCCGACGCCGCTGTTCTATGTCCTGCTGTTTCCAAATTCGAATCGACGCACGACGAAGGCCCCGGTCCGCTGGTAAACCGGGGCCTTACGCGCGGGAAGTTCGCGGCGTCAGAGTGTACGCACAGTCTTCATCGCCCGCTCAACCTCCCAGAAGGCGCGGAGAGATGCGATCTTGCCTTCCTCGTTCACCCGGTAGATGATCACGCCCTCGGCGTCGATCTGTGCTCCGCCGACGACTGACCGTATCGTCCCGATGGTCACATTCTCGTTGCCGCACACCAGCGAGTCGGTGATGAGGAATTCGAGCGACTCGGTGGTCGCGATCGTCATGTCGTAGAACCGTGAGATCGCCTCGAGTCCGCGATGACCCTTGCCTTCGGGGTCGAAATGCGAGGGACCGACAGGGTCTTCCACACAGGCGTCGTCGGCGAACAAGGCGAGCCACTCGTCCTTGCGTCTCCCGCTGGCGGCCTCTCGTGACGCCTGCCCCGCAAGGCGTGCCGGATGGTCGGTGGTGGTGGTCATGTGCACCCCTAGTCGATGTACTGGTCGGCGAACTTACGCATGGAGTCCTGCTTGGCTTCGAGGGGTCCGTCGAACCCGATGCCGTCGAAGATCCACGGGACGACGATGGTGTCGGTCACTCCCGCCTCGGCCAGTTCCGCGTATCCCTCCTTGCCGAAGCGGTCGATGCAGACGGTCTGTATTTCGTACGGCAGCTCGGCCCGCCCGTACTCCTCGCGGAGTTCACGGAGGCGTGCGATCACCTGGACGAGATCGTCGAATTTGATCATTGCCGACGTCCAGCCGTCGCCCACCCTGGCGGCCCGGCGAAGTGCCACGTCGGTGTGCCCGCCGACGTAGAACGGCACCGGTTTCGTGGGGGCCGGGCTCATCTGCAGGCGGTCGAAGTCGTAGAAGGTGCCGTGGTACTCGACCATTCCGCCACCGAGAATCAGTTTGATGACCTCGATCATCTCGTCGACCCGGGCGCCCCGTTTTGCATACGGAACCCCGCACCATTCGAATTCCTCCGGAGCCCAGCCGATGCCGACCCCGAAGCCGAACCGATTTCCGGTCAGATTCGCCACCGATCCCACTTGGCGGGCGAGGAGTACCGGATTGCGCGATCCGAGTTTGAGTACCTGGGTGTAGAACTCGATCTTGGAGGTGACAGCGCCCATCGCCGCGGCGGCGATCAGTGGATCCACCCAGGGCGTTTCCTCGTTCCACATCCGCGAACCGTCCGGGGTGTACGGGTAGTCGGTGCTCTGCTTCTCCATGAAGAACAGCGAGTCGGGAAGCGCGATGGACGAGAAGCCGCACTCCTCGGCGGTTTTCGCGAGGGCAGGTAGTTGGTCGAGGGGATTCATGGCAATGCCGACGGTGAATTTCATGATGGCGACCCCGCTATTGGTTGTCCGGCCGGTCGGATCCGACCACCCACATCGAGAAGTATTGAGAGCCGCCACCGTAGGCGTGGCCCATAGCCTTGCGTGCGTCTTTCACCTGGTGATCACCGGCACGGTGCATCACCTGCATGGCCGACTCTGCGAACCGGATCATTCCCGAGGCGCCGATCGGATTGGACGAGAGGACACCACCGGACGCATTGAGCGGAAGGCGTCCACCGATGGCCGTCTCGCCCGCTTCGGTCAGCTTCCACCCCTCACCTTCGGACACGAAGCCGAGGTTCTCGAGCCACATCGGTTCGAACCACGAGAAGGGGACATAGATTTCGGCGACGTCGATCTCGTCGAGAGGATCCTTGATTCCGGCGGCCTCCCACAGGGCGGCGGCAGCATCCCTGCCCGCCTGCGGGTTCACCTGATCCCGCCCGGAGAACGTGGTGGGTTCGGTACGCATGGCCGTGGCGTGAATCCAGGCGACCTCGCGACCCTCTGCCGTCACCCGCTCCGCCGCTTCCTCGTTGCCGATCACCATGGCGCAGGCGCCGTCCGAAGACGGGCAGGTCTCGTCGTATCGGATCGGATCCCACAACATCTGGGAAGCCTGCACGGACTCCAGGGTGATATCGGGTTGCTGCAGATGGGCGTACGGGTTGAGGCTGCCGTTGAGGCGGTCCTTCACCGCCACCATCGCGCCGATGTGCTCGGGCGCTCCCGACCGCCGAATGTAGGACCGGACGTGCGGAGCGAAATAGCCTCCCGCGCCGGCACCCACTGGCATGTTGAACGGGATGGGGGTCGACAGCGCCCACATGGCATTCGATTCGGACTGCTTTTCCCAGGCCACCGTCAGCACTCGCTTGTGTACACCCGCCTTCACGAGGCTCGACGCCACGACAGCCGTGGATCCGCCGACCGACCCCGCGGTGTGCACACGGAGAAGCGGTTTACCGTTGGCACCCAACGCATCCGACATCGCGAGTTCAGGCATCATCGAACCCTCGAACAGGTCGGGTGCCTTGCCGATCACGACGGCGTCGATGTCATCCCAACCAACGCGCGCGTCTTCCATGGCGCGGTCGATGGCCTCGCGGACCAGGCCGGCCATCGAGACGTCGTGCCGCTTCGCCACATAGTGAGTCTGGCCGGTGCCGAGTACAGCGGCTAGTTGATTCGCCATCAGTTGCGTCCCTCCAAGACTGCGACCAGATTCTGTTGCAGCACAGCGCCACTCGTGGCGTGTGCCAGCGTGCGCCCGGCGTTGCCGTCCATGATGGCCCTGGCTGCGTAACCTATGCGCTCCAGGCCCGCCGCGAACATCGGGTTCCCGCTGAGCGGACCTCCCGAGGGATTGATCGTCGTCGAATCGGGCAGTCCGATGGCCTCGCGCAGGATCAGCTCCTGGTGGGTGAAGGGACCGTGCAGTTCGGCCACGTCTATTGCGCCGACGTCGCCTCCGGTGGCGGCCCGGGCCGCCGACGTCGTGGAGGGCGACACCGTCAGGTCGCGGGCACCGAAGTTCGGGGAGTCGATCCGGTGTTCGATCCCGGTGATCCACGCCGGACGTTCACACAGCTCACGGGCACGGTCGCCGGCTGCCAGTACCACCGCGGCAGCCCCGTCGGTGATCGGTGCGCAGTCGTGGGCGCGCAGCGGATCGGCGACGAACGGTGAGGCCAGCAACGTCTCGATGTCGACGTGGCCGGACAGTTGGGTGTTCGGGTTGCTCTCGGCTGCCGCTCGGCTGCGGGCCGCCACGGCTGCCATCTCCTCGGTCGTCCACTTTCCGGCATCGAGCCCGAGACGGGCCTGTAAGCCCGCGATCGACACCGAGTCGAGGGCGAGAGGCGTCACCAGATAGGGGTCGAGTTGCATCGACAGGACCTTGCGGAGATTGCCCGCCGACGACTTGCCGAAGCCGTAGACGAGGGCGGTGTCGACCTCCCCGGTCATGATCTTGACCCAGGCTTCGTAGAAGGCCCATGCTGCATCCATCTCGACGTGAGATTCGTTGATCGGCGGAACCGCACCGATCGAGTCGACCGCGGAGATGAACGAGAACGCCCGACCCGCCAGATAGTCGGACGAGCCGGAACACCAGAAGCCGATGTCCGACTTCGTGATCCCGAGTTGGTCGTACAGCTGCTGAAAGCAGGGGACCAGCATTTCGACGCCGTTGGTGGTGCCGGTGGTCTGACGCACGTGCGGTGCGTGCGCGAACCCGACGACTGCGATATCTGTCATTGTGCCGCGCCCTTACAGGTGGTGTTTGAAGGTGTCGTACTCGGCGTCGGGCTCACCCGTCGGCCTGAAGTATTCGATGTTCTCGAGGGTGTAACCCCACTCCTCGCGTGGTTTCCACTTGGCTTCCACGCGCATGCCCATCCGGACGTCGGCGGCGTCGCACTCGAGAATGAGGTGCAGGAATGCGATGTCGGCGCCGTCGAGCAGCACATACGCCGCGACGTACGGCGGCTTGATGCGCTGACCGAGGAACGGGACGTTGACGATGCAGAAGGTGGTGACGATGCCCCG comes from Rhodococcus oxybenzonivorans and encodes:
- a CDS encoding thiolase domain-containing protein gives rise to the protein MANQLAAVLGTGQTHYVAKRHDVSMAGLVREAIDRAMEDARVGWDDIDAVVIGKAPDLFEGSMMPELAMSDALGANGKPLLRVHTAGSVGGSTAVVASSLVKAGVHKRVLTVAWEKQSESNAMWALSTPIPFNMPVGAGAGGYFAPHVRSYIRRSGAPEHIGAMVAVKDRLNGSLNPYAHLQQPDITLESVQASQMLWDPIRYDETCPSSDGACAMVIGNEEAAERVTAEGREVAWIHATAMRTEPTTFSGRDQVNPQAGRDAAAALWEAAGIKDPLDEIDVAEIYVPFSWFEPMWLENLGFVSEGEGWKLTEAGETAIGGRLPLNASGGVLSSNPIGASGMIRFAESAMQVMHRAGDHQVKDARKAMGHAYGGGSQYFSMWVVGSDRPDNQ
- a CDS encoding cytochrome P450; amino-acid sequence: MAQPNLPEGFDFTDPDIYAERIPYQEFAELRKTAPIWWNPQPPEIGGFHDDGYWVVSKLDDVKEVSRRSDVFSTHENTAIVRFADDIPRENIDMQRFILINKDAPEHTKLRKLVARGFTPRAINSLRDELTERAEKIVKEAAESGAGDFVTQIACELPLQAIAELLGVPQEDRLKVFDWSNQMTGYDDPELDIDPQAASMEILGYAYQMADERKKCPANDIVTTLIEADIDGNELSPEEFGFFVILLAVAGNETTRNAITHGMIAFLDHPDQWELYKKERPKTAADEIVRWATPVNSFQRTALEDTELGGVQIKKGQRVVMLYGSANFDEDAFDNPEKFDILRENNPHVGFGGTGAHFCLGANLARLEIDLIFNAIADHLPDISRLGDPRRLRSGWLNGIKEFPVDYKTTSGGCPVKH
- a CDS encoding thiolase domain-containing protein gives rise to the protein MTDIAVVGFAHAPHVRQTTGTTNGVEMLVPCFQQLYDQLGITKSDIGFWCSGSSDYLAGRAFSFISAVDSIGAVPPINESHVEMDAAWAFYEAWVKIMTGEVDTALVYGFGKSSAGNLRKVLSMQLDPYLVTPLALDSVSIAGLQARLGLDAGKWTTEEMAAVAARSRAAAESNPNTQLSGHVDIETLLASPFVADPLRAHDCAPITDGAAAVVLAAGDRARELCERPAWITGIEHRIDSPNFGARDLTVSPSTTSAARAATGGDVGAIDVAELHGPFTHQELILREAIGLPDSTTINPSGGPLSGNPMFAAGLERIGYAARAIMDGNAGRTLAHATSGAVLQQNLVAVLEGRN
- a CDS encoding nitroreductase family deazaflavin-dependent oxidoreductase; translated protein: MNTPAPAPARPRGLDSKWTVFVIKWVSKINVVLYQRTGGRLGSKWRVGSAFPRGLPVCLLTTTGRKSGEPRVNPLLFLEDGERIVLVASQGGLPKHPMWYLNLRSDPAVTVQVKSRVRPMTARVATAEERAQLWPRLVDMYPDFDNYQAWTERTIPVVICTPR
- a CDS encoding nuclear transport factor 2 family protein translates to MTTTTDHPARLAGQASREAASGRRKDEWLALFADDACVEDPVGPSHFDPEGKGHRGLEAISRFYDMTIATTESLEFLITDSLVCGNENVTIGTIRSVVGGAQIDAEGVIIYRVNEEGKIASLRAFWEVERAMKTVRTL
- a CDS encoding TIGR03619 family F420-dependent LLM class oxidoreductase gives rise to the protein MKFTVGIAMNPLDQLPALAKTAEECGFSSIALPDSLFFMEKQSTDYPYTPDGSRMWNEETPWVDPLIAAAAMGAVTSKIEFYTQVLKLGSRNPVLLARQVGSVANLTGNRFGFGVGIGWAPEEFEWCGVPYAKRGARVDEMIEVIKLILGGGMVEYHGTFYDFDRLQMSPAPTKPVPFYVGGHTDVALRRAARVGDGWTSAMIKFDDLVQVIARLRELREEYGRAELPYEIQTVCIDRFGKEGYAELAEAGVTDTIVVPWIFDGIGFDGPLEAKQDSMRKFADQYID
- a CDS encoding steroid 3-ketoacyl-CoA thiolase; this encodes MGTPVIVEAVRTPIGKRGGWLSGLHAAEILGAVQRGILDRSGIDPELVEQVIGGCVTQAGAQSNNITRTAWLHAGLPWQVGATTIDCQCGSAQQANHLIAGLIATDTIDVGIACGIEAMSQVPLGANVGENAGPRRPADWDIDMPNQFEAAERIARRRGITRADVEALGVRSQARAKQAWDEGRFDREVLTMTAPVVDKEGNATGESRVVSRDQGLRDTTAESLAKLKPVLEGGIHTAGTSSQISDGAAAVMLMDESRARALGLTPRARIVAQALVGSEPEFHLDGPVQATARVLERSGMKIGDLDLFEVNEAFASVLLSWASVHGPDMDKVNVNGGALALGHPVGSTGSRLITTALHELERTDGSTALITMCAGGALATGTIIERI